CAAATCGTTGATGCGAAACCCGCTGGAGAAGATGAACCAACTGGGGGTGATGTTTTCAAGAAGCAGCTTGCCCGTGGCCTGCTCGTAAAAAGTGGGAGCGTCCACCACCTCCACGCCGCTGATTTTGCAGCTGAGCATCTCCTGTAAGGGAAAAACCCCCCGTCGCTGGGACAAGGAAACCACGACCTTCTGAGCCCGGTGTTGCTTGACGGCCTCGAAAAGGCCGTGGCCGTTGGGCACGATTTCCTGCCTGGGCACGTCCACGGGTTCGCATTCAAGGTTGTAGTAGCCGGAGAGAACGTATTGTTGGCTCCGAGCATCCACGAGCGTGCCCATTTGCAGGGCCAGGGGGCCGGTGCCAACGATAAGCACCCTTTTGGCAATGCCGGGGAATACGTCGACACGACGCAGGAGCACGTGCCAAAGGACCTGGAGGGTCCCGAAGACGGCCATGGCCAGGAATACCACGCCCCGTCCGTACATGATGGACGGCAAAGTGTAATACAGGGCCGACAGCAGGAAAAAGGACAAGGCCAAGCCCATGATGGATCGCATGATCAGGGTTCTCAAAGCCAAGTCCAGGCGGTTGTACATTTCCACGAAAAAGGAGGAAAAAAGCATGACCAGGGCAAAAGCCAACACTTGTTCCGGCTGATGTTGCGCGCCACTTTCCAGGGCCGGGCCAAAGCGCAGAGCGAAGGCCGCGTACAGAGCCAAGAAAGCCAAAGCCAGATCGCCGGCAATAAGTGTGAGTTGGAACTTGTTCATGCGATTACTCCAGGTTGATCATCAGCTGAGAATCTCTTGGATACTATTGCTCCAAATCACGTTTTAAGTCCCTTGCTTCCTGGCTCTCGGGAAAGGTTTCGTACTCCAGGGCCTTGTTCACTTCTTCCAGGGCCTTGTCCGGTTCCCCGGCATTCTTGTAGGCCAGGCCCAGGTGATAGCGCACCGTGGGGTTGTCCGGGATCATGGCCGCGGCTCGCTCCAGCAGGGGCAGCGCATCAGAGGCCCGATCGTTCATGATCAGGGCCAAGCCCAGGGTGTCCATGATCCCGGGATTGTTGGACTCCGCCCGGAAGGCCCGGCCTGCCAGGTTCAAAGCTTCGGCTTTGTCGCCGTGGCCCTTGAGGTACAGGTAGGCCAGATTGTTCAGGGACGGGGCGTAGTTCTGGTTTTTTCCCAGGGCGCGCCGATGGGCCTCTATGGCTTCGGGTATCTTGCCCTGAACTTCCAGCACGGAGCCCTGGGCAAAGATGGCCGGCGCAAAGTCGGGGTTGATCTGCTCGGCCTGCTGGAACGCCTGCATGGCCTTGTCCAGCTCGCCTCTGCGGGCGTGCAGATTGCCCAGGCGCAAGGCAGCCTGGGCATTGGCCGGTTCGGCCTTGAGGCCGGCCTGGATTTGGGCCTCTGCCTGATCCAGATTCCCCGCCACCTCGTGGATTGAGGCCAGGAGCAGATAGCCCCCGGCGGCGTCCGGGCGCAGGGCAATCAACTCCCCGGCCTGTTCCATGGCCGTGGAAGGGTCGTTCTTGCGCATGAAGGCGTCGGCCAGAAGCAGGAGACCGCTCTCTTCCTGCTGCTCCCGGATTTCCTGAAACAGGGCAATGGCTTTGTCGTGTTCGCGCAGACCCAGGAGAATGCGGCCCTTGGCCTCCTTGAGGGGAAGGTTGTCCGTGGTGGCGGCGATGCCTTCATCCAACACGGTCATCGCCTGTTCCGGCTCTCCCCGCCGCAGGTGGTGCTCCGCCGAGGCCAGGAAAGCCTGGGGCGTCCCGGTGGCCCGGGCCCTGCCGAAGAATTCCAGGGCCTGTTCTTCCTGGCCGAGCATCCCGGACAGCAGGGCCGCGCTCATCAGCGCCCTGGGGTTGGCGGGCTCCTGGGCCAGGGCCGCCTGATATTCCTCCAGGGCCTTATCCGGCTGTCCGCTGGATGTGTAATAGGCCGCGGAGTTGAAGTAGGCTGGCAGGTAGGCGGCATTGACCTGCTTGGCTTTGTCCAGAAGCTCCATCGCCTCGGATGGGTTGTTCCGGGAGAATCGGATCGCGGCCATGTTGTTGTACAGGGCCGCATCGCTCGGATCCCCGCTGAGCCCTTCTTGCATCAGGTCGTAGGCCTTCTCCACCTCGCCCTGGCGCATCAGGTTGGCGAACTGCAGCATGCGGATCTGCAGCTGGTCCGGCGCCACCTGGATAGCGGCGTCCAGGCTGGCTTCGGCATCCTCGGCATGCCCCTGGCTGAGGTGGAAAATGCCCTGCTTGAGATAGGAGTCCACCAGGCCCGGGTTCAACTGCGTCGCCGTGCGCAAGGCTTCCAGGCCCTGCCCGTGATCGCCCCGAGCCATGTACGCGCTCCCGAGGACGTTGTAGGCCAGGGCATTGCCCGGGACCTGACGGATGACGCGCTGGGCCTCGTCAATGGCCGGGTCCAGGCGCTGCTGCTGAAGAAGGATGAGAGCGGTCATCAGCCGGGCTTGGACAAACTCGGGCGCGCGGTCCAGGACGGTACGGAATGCGCTCAGTGCGCTTTCCAACTCGCCGGTCTGGTAGAGGCTCAAGCCCAGGTAGAAGTGGTTTTCCAGGGAGGGCTGGATGCTGTTGGCCCGTTGCAAGGCAACAATGGCCTCGGAAAAGTTCTGCTCCCGGAAATAGCTCAGCCCCTGCAGGCTGAAGCCTTCTGCCCGGCGCGGGTGCTGTTCTCTGAGGCCCCGACCGATTTCGTCCACTTTCTCCAGGTCGCCTTTGTCCAGGTGGATCATGGCCATGCGGTAAAGGCTGTTCACATCCTGGGGGTTGATCCGGGTGATGGTCCTGAAGGTCTCCAAAAGGCCGTCCACTTCAGCTTGGCGTTGCTGGATGTCGGCAAGCAGGTGCAGGGCTTCCAGATGCTCCGGAACCATGGCCAGAGCGGTGTCCAGAAAGGCCCGGGACTGCTCAAGTTGTCCCTGGATCAGGGCGATTTTGGCCAGTCCGATATTGGCCTCTGGATCGTCCGGAACATGGACCAGCACCTGTTGAAAGGTTTTTCCGGCTTGCTCGTAGTTGGCCTCACGCCCATATATCTCGCCGAGGACAAGCAGGGCTTCCGGCGAATCGAGACTGTTTTGCAGATAGGCCAGAATTTCTTCACGGGCCTCCGGGAGCTTGTCGGCGAGGAGCAGGGCACGGCCCATTTCCAGGGCGATTTCAGGATGGGAGGGGTTCTGCAACCGGACCTTGCGCAGTTCCTGCTCGGCCAGTTCGAACCTGTTCAGCTCTAGATAGGCCTTGGCCAATTGAAAGCGGGCCTCGAAAAAGTTCTGGTCTTTTTCCAGGGCATTGCGAAAGGCCACGATGGAGCCTTGAGGGTTGCCCTGCTCCAGTTGCGCAACGCCTTCGGCGTACAGCTCCTCCTTGGTATTGGCACCGCAGGCGGAAACGAAAAACAACAATACCGAAAAGATAAACACGCATGATCTCAGCAAGGACATACCCTCCTCAAGCAACTAGAAGTTATTCGATTTCAAATGTGATTCAATGTTAAAGCGCTTGTAACTGTTGAGCTTGTCCGAGGAAGAGCGGCCTGGATACCCGCTCCCCGTCTGCACGAGGACAGATTTCGCGGGTTGGGCTGACTCGGACACGGCGTTGAAAAACACGTCATTCCCGCGAAGGAGGGAATCCAGCGCCGGAAAGTGACGCTCCCTCAGGTTGGACGGAATAGTTGCAAAAGATTCTTCAAAAATGGATTTCTCTTGTGATCACATATCAAGATGCGTGCCTAATTATCAGACTGGGCTGCTCCGCTTTACCATCTGAAATGACATGCTTTTTATTGTGAGGCGCAATCCGGTTTTCACGGTTGCCACGGGAAATAATCCGCAAAAAGCGAACAGGGTGGTTCAGGCTCAGGGGGGAGTGAGGGATGCACAAGGAACGGGCAAGGTATGTGGGTGTCCGTAAAAGGCGAACAAAGGGACGCAAGTCTGCCCAAGCTTGTGGCTTCGAGGGGAGTCAGAATGGTTTTCGGCTGATCACCAGAAATGCCAGTGCCCGGTCCGCAGGACATAAACGGCCAGAGCCAGGTTGGTCACGGCATGAGCCAGGATGCATTGGGCCAGGCTTTTGGTTCGGTAAAGGAGGAGGGAGTAGGCCATGCCGGCCATGATCCCGGCCAGGATGAAATGGTGGGCCAGGCCGAAGAGCACGGCGCAGATCAGAAAGGAGGGCCAGGTGAATGCGCCCAGGGGGACTTTGGCAAACGCCGGGTTGATGATGTAGCGGAGCAGAAAGGAGCGCCAGAAGATTTCTTCCATGATCGCGACGATCACCACGGCACTGAAAATCCGGACCAGGATCATGGCCAGCCGGAGGCGCTCATCGGCAAAGACGCCGGGATCAAATCCGGGCGGTTCGCTCAGGGCACCAAAGGACCAGTCCATGTTGATCCAGAGCACGAAGACGCCCAGGCCCAGGGAGATGGCGGCCAGGGTCGGGCCGGGCCGGGCCAGGTCTGCCCAACGCAGTTCCGTGTAGGCCCTGCGCAGGAGGAACAAGGCGACCAGCGCGGCCAGGGGCTTGAGTGGGTAGAGCAGGAGCAGCGTGGATTCCTGGAGGCTGATCCACTGTCTGGAATCCAAAAAACGCAGCCCTTCTTCAAGGCCGATCACGGCCATGAACAGGGCAAAAGGCAGAATACGCGGCCAGGCTTTGTCGTCCATGGGAGACATCTTTGCAAAAAGCATGCTTCTTTGTTGGGGTTGAGTGGGCAATGGGACGACAACCTGGATAAGGTTTGAAGGTGTGGTGCACCAAATTCGGTTGGCGGAAAGTGAAGTGGGTTTGTCGGAAAAAAATACAACCAACCTCGACTCCTGCGTAAGGCAGGTTTTTGGGGCAATTGCGCTGAGGCGGAAAAAGGCTGGGTTTTCTTTTTTGTGTATGAAATTATGTTGTTGGGGGATGATGTTTCGCCTTGCTGAAAGAGTGTCGGAAAATTTTGCACGGGCACGAGGGAGTTTAAATCAAGAGGGCGAGCTAATGGATTGTTCATGAAGTTAAGTGTTTCAGGGTATTCGAGGACATTGTCGGCTTGGTTTGGGTTATTCAAAACCTTAAGGTATGCTTCGAATGAAAAGCAGTTTGTCGATTGTTTTTACACTTAAGTGGCAAGAAAAAAGTAGACATCGCTTAATTTCAATATGTTGCGCTGTGGCACGTTGATTGCTTAAGGTGTTGTAATGAAATCTGGTGACGATGAACCGTTCGTCCTAAATTTTTTTGAGTTTAACAAGGAGAGAGTATTATGAAAAGGTTATTGACCCTGTTTCTGGCGGCAATGTTTCTCAGCGGGATGCTGATGGTGGGGAATGCTCATGCGCTTTCACTTTCACTAGGGCCTGTGAAATTTGTTCTCGATGGAGAGTCCTATTTTACAGAAACAGCAAATGGTGAGTTGAAGGGGTTATTGCAAGCAAATTCTATAATTCAACCAGTAAACCAATTTAAATATGTCTATGGTCAAGGTGGTGTTTATTATAATGTTGTTTTTGAAGCTCTCACTCCAATAGAAGGCTTTGATCCTGAATTAGCCGGTAGTATTGGCTACTTTACTGGTGGTAGCGTTAAAATTTATGAAAACAATACTGGACCTTTAAACACACATTTTGATAATGATATCGCTGCTGGGCCATCTGCAGCAACTTTTGCTAATAATATTATAGCAAATGGTACTCTCATGTTAGACTTGTCATTCGCTCCTGGTTTTTTCCCTGAGTTTTCGGGTTTTCCTGGAACATATCAATCACAAGTCGCAGAAAAAGCTGTTTCAGACTCAGACTTAACTGGATTGAAAATTGCTAATCTTGGTTACCTTACTATAAATTCTGTAGGTGCAGCTTGGGAAGGTATTTTTGATAAAGATATTTATGTTTCTGCTAGTAATGCAACAGCAGATGTATTGTTGCAGGGTAATGCAAAATATACAGGAACTGAAAATGGTTGGGATACTTTTGAAAATACCAGTTTTGATGTGCAAGCAGGTATTGTGCCCGAGCCCGGAACTATGCTTCTGCTTGGTGCTGGACTCCTGGGTCTGGCAGGGTACGCCAGGGTGCGACGAAAAAACAAGGCCTAAAATCAAGGCACGCATTTCAAACTCATGATTTTAAGGCCGCCTTGCTTGCAAGGCGGCCTTTTTTCATGATCAACACCAGGAACGAAAGCAGGATCAGCTTGTCTCGCATCTTGATCCCGGATACGAATACCCTCCGCATATGAAAATTATACTCCCTGACATTATCCTCGGTACAAGCGCCACCGGAGCATGTTTGGCCGCAGGGGCAGGCTTAGCCTTGGTAGTCCATCAGTTAATCCTTCTGCCTCACGGGTTTCAGGCTTTTTTCTTGTTTGCGGTCTTCCTGAGTGGCTTTGTGCTAGGCACGTTAATTTTACTTTGGCTGTTGCGCTTGCTGTGTCCTTTGCTCGAGGGAGGGTTGCTCCTGAACACGGACCGCCAGTCTCTTGTCTGGAAACTGATGGGCTATGTCTACGTGACCCATCTCTGGCCCCTGATCAATGCCAACCTTGTCCCGGTAAACCTGCGCGGCCCAGCTTTCAGTCTCCTGGGCGCGAAGATCGGCAAAAGCGTGATGGTCGGTGGCAAGATCCTGGATCCCTCCCTGGTGGAGATCGGCGACTACAGCATGCTCGGCGAGGATTGCCTGCTCACGTCCCATGCCGTGGAAGGCGATCGGGTGGATTTGGGGATGATCGTGGTCGGCAGGAATGTCACTGTGGGCGTGAAGGCGGTGGTGTTGCCGGATGTGCACATCGGGGACAACGCCATTGTTGCGGCCGGGGCGGTGGTCAAGAAAGGTTCGAGGATTGGGGCGGGGGAAATCTGGGGGGGGGTGCCGGCGAGGAGGATTGGGGAGGTTGGAAGGGGGGAAGGAGTGAGGGAGAGAGGGAGGGATGAAGAGATGTGAGAGGGGGAGAGGTAGGAAAAAGGAGGAGGGGGGTATGAGTTGGGTGTTTTTTTTGATTGGGGTTGTTGCCGTGGTTGCTTCGAGCCTGCCGGTTTTGTTGGCAAGGCGGTTTTTGCGGGATATCAGGGAAGCTTTGGGGCGGGATCCGGATCGCGGGTATCGGCCCAAGGTTTGCCTGATTGTACCCTGCAAGGGGTTGGATCCTGACTTCGATGTGAACATTGGGGCTTTTTTTGATCAGGACTATCCGGATCTGGAACTGATCCTGGTTACGGCAAGCCGTGATGATCCAGCTCATGAAGCTCTCCAGAAAAGGCTTCACGCCCACCCCCAGGTCCGGGCCCGGCTCCTGGTCGCTGGCATTGCACCGGGCCGTGGCCAAAAGATCAACAATCAGCTTAAGGCCGTGGCCGAGGTGGGCGAGGATACGGATGTCCTTGTGTTCATGGATTCGGACGCCCGGCCTGGGCCGGGGTTCGTGCGCCACCTTGTCCAGCCCTTGGAAAATCACCAGACCGGTTTGGCCACGGGCTTTCGCTGGTACATGCCGGTCCAGGGCGGCTTGTGGTCCGTTCTGCGGTCGGCCTGGAACGGCGGTGGGGTGGTCTTTCTCACGGACCCCCAAGCCAATTATGCCTGGGGTGGGGCCATGGCCATCCGCAAGAAAACATTCGAAACCTGCAAGGTTGCGGACCGCTGGCAGACCGCCCTGTCCGACGACATGACCATCACCTCGGCGGTGCGGAGCCAGGGGCTGGGCATCCGCTTCGTGCCCCAATGCCTGGTATCCACCCATGAGGACTGCACCTTTGCCCAGATGCTGGAATGGACCAACCGCCAGACCATCATTGCCAGGGTCTACCATCCGGCCCTGTGGTGGAAGATCGCCCTGGCTCACTGCGTGGGCAACGCCATCCTGGTGCTCGGCGTGGCATTGCTCGTGGGCTATGCCCTTGGCTGGGCAGCTGATCCGTTGATCCTGGTTGCTGCTCTGCTGATGCTTGCGATCATCCCCATGGAAATGCTCAACGGCCTGGTCCTGCTCCCCGCGGTTCTGGAGATGCTCCCCGAACACCGTCGGCAGCTGGTACGGCTTTTTCCGGCCTATTGTCTGCTGGCCCCGCCGGCTTCCATTCTGGCTCTGATGAATACCATCTATTCCCTGTTCACCAACCGGATTACCTGGCGGGGGGTGACCTATGAAATGCGATCTCCCACGGAAACCATTGTCATCCAGGAACAGCCATGAAACCGGACTTTGACACCGCATTCAAGGAATGGGCAAGGCTGCTGGGCCCGGCGCGGGCTCGTCGCGACCGGGAGACAATAGACCGGTATGCACGCAGCACCCTGCCCAAGGGCACCATGCCTGCCGGGGTGCTCTACCCTTCTACCACCGAGGAAGTACAGGCCGTCGTGACCATTGCCCGCCAGGCGGGCATCAGCCTGTACCCCATCAGCCGGGGCAAAAATTGGGGCTACGGCGATGCCTGCGCCGTGACCCACGGGCAGGTAATCCTGGATATGTCCGGGATGAACCACATCCTGGAAGTGAACCGGGAATTGGCCTACGCGGTCATCGAGCCGGGCGTGACCCAGAAACAGCTTTTTGATCATCTGCGGGACCAGGACATCCCCCTGTGGTTCGACTGCACGGGCTCCGGCCCCGAGGCCAGCATCCTGGGCAACACCCTGGAGCGGGGGTTCGGGCACACCCCGTACGGGGATCATTTCTATCATAGCTGCGGGATGGAGATTGTGCTGGGTGACGGAAGGGTGCTGCGCACGGGCTATGGGCACTACCAGGAAGCCAAGGCAACGCACGTGTTCAAGTGGGGCATCGGCCCTTACCTGGACGGCCTGTTCACCCAGTCCAGCCTGGGTATTGTCACGGGTTTGGGCATCTGGCTGATGCCCAAACCGGATTGCTTCAACATGTTTTTCCTGTCCATGCCGGATGACGGCGATTTGCCCCGGATGGTCGATGCCCTGCGCCCGTTGAAGCTCCGGGGACAGGTCAAAAGCCTGGTGCACATCGGCAATGACTTGCGGATTATTTCATCGTTCCAGCGCTACCCGTGGGAGGAGTCGCACGGTAAGACCCCCTTGCCGGAAATGCTGCGCAAAGGGCTGCGCGCAAAAGGCGGGTTCGGGGCCTGGAACATCAGCGGGGCGATCTACGGGACAAAGGCTGAAGTGCGGGTTGCGCGGAGAGAAATCCGTAAGGCCCTGCGGCATCTTGGCCGAGTGCGTTTCGTCGGTCCGGCCTCTTTGTCCCTGGCGCAGACAGTTTTGGGCTTCCTGAAGTCTCGTGGCTGGGCCAAGCCGATCCAGGCCAAGCTGGGTATCCTGATCAAGGTGGGCGGATTGCTCCAGGGGCAGCCCACGGATGCTTTCCTTTACGGAACGCTTTGGCGGATAAAGGGGCGGACGGAGCCGGATTCCATGGATCCCCTGGACAACAATGCCGGGTTGATGTGGGTCTCCCCGATCATGCCCATGACAGGGGAGGCAGCCCAGGACCTGGTGCAGCAGGTATCTCCCATATTC
This region of Desulfonatronum thiodismutans genomic DNA includes:
- a CDS encoding glycosyltransferase; this translates as MSWVFFLIGVVAVVASSLPVLLARRFLRDIREALGRDPDRGYRPKVCLIVPCKGLDPDFDVNIGAFFDQDYPDLELILVTASRDDPAHEALQKRLHAHPQVRARLLVAGIAPGRGQKINNQLKAVAEVGEDTDVLVFMDSDARPGPGFVRHLVQPLENHQTGLATGFRWYMPVQGGLWSVLRSAWNGGGVVFLTDPQANYAWGGAMAIRKKTFETCKVADRWQTALSDDMTITSAVRSQGLGIRFVPQCLVSTHEDCTFAQMLEWTNRQTIIARVYHPALWWKIALAHCVGNAILVLGVALLVGYALGWAADPLILVAALLMLAIIPMEMLNGLVLLPAVLEMLPEHRRQLVRLFPAYCLLAPPASILALMNTIYSLFTNRITWRGVTYEMRSPTETIVIQEQP
- the prsT gene encoding XrtA/PEP-CTERM system TPR-repeat protein PrsT, with the translated sequence MLRSCVFIFSVLLFFVSACGANTKEELYAEGVAQLEQGNPQGSIVAFRNALEKDQNFFEARFQLAKAYLELNRFELAEQELRKVRLQNPSHPEIALEMGRALLLADKLPEAREEILAYLQNSLDSPEALLVLGEIYGREANYEQAGKTFQQVLVHVPDDPEANIGLAKIALIQGQLEQSRAFLDTALAMVPEHLEALHLLADIQQRQAEVDGLLETFRTITRINPQDVNSLYRMAMIHLDKGDLEKVDEIGRGLREQHPRRAEGFSLQGLSYFREQNFSEAIVALQRANSIQPSLENHFYLGLSLYQTGELESALSAFRTVLDRAPEFVQARLMTALILLQQQRLDPAIDEAQRVIRQVPGNALAYNVLGSAYMARGDHGQGLEALRTATQLNPGLVDSYLKQGIFHLSQGHAEDAEASLDAAIQVAPDQLQIRMLQFANLMRQGEVEKAYDLMQEGLSGDPSDAALYNNMAAIRFSRNNPSEAMELLDKAKQVNAAYLPAYFNSAAYYTSSGQPDKALEEYQAALAQEPANPRALMSAALLSGMLGQEEQALEFFGRARATGTPQAFLASAEHHLRRGEPEQAMTVLDEGIAATTDNLPLKEAKGRILLGLREHDKAIALFQEIREQQEESGLLLLADAFMRKNDPSTAMEQAGELIALRPDAAGGYLLLASIHEVAGNLDQAEAQIQAGLKAEPANAQAALRLGNLHARRGELDKAMQAFQQAEQINPDFAPAIFAQGSVLEVQGKIPEAIEAHRRALGKNQNYAPSLNNLAYLYLKGHGDKAEALNLAGRAFRAESNNPGIMDTLGLALIMNDRASDALPLLERAAAMIPDNPTVRYHLGLAYKNAGEPDKALEEVNKALEYETFPESQEARDLKRDLEQ
- a CDS encoding CAAX prenyl protease-related protein, whose amino-acid sequence is MDDKAWPRILPFALFMAVIGLEEGLRFLDSRQWISLQESTLLLLYPLKPLAALVALFLLRRAYTELRWADLARPGPTLAAISLGLGVFVLWINMDWSFGALSEPPGFDPGVFADERLRLAMILVRIFSAVVIVAIMEEIFWRSFLLRYIINPAFAKVPLGAFTWPSFLICAVLFGLAHHFILAGIMAGMAYSLLLYRTKSLAQCILAHAVTNLALAVYVLRTGHWHFW
- a CDS encoding PEP-CTERM sorting domain-containing protein, producing the protein MKRLLTLFLAAMFLSGMLMVGNAHALSLSLGPVKFVLDGESYFTETANGELKGLLQANSIIQPVNQFKYVYGQGGVYYNVVFEALTPIEGFDPELAGSIGYFTGGSVKIYENNTGPLNTHFDNDIAAGPSAATFANNIIANGTLMLDLSFAPGFFPEFSGFPGTYQSQVAEKAVSDSDLTGLKIANLGYLTINSVGAAWEGIFDKDIYVSASNATADVLLQGNAKYTGTENGWDTFENTSFDVQAGIVPEPGTMLLLGAGLLGLAGYARVRRKNKA
- a CDS encoding FAD-binding oxidoreductase; amino-acid sequence: MKPDFDTAFKEWARLLGPARARRDRETIDRYARSTLPKGTMPAGVLYPSTTEEVQAVVTIARQAGISLYPISRGKNWGYGDACAVTHGQVILDMSGMNHILEVNRELAYAVIEPGVTQKQLFDHLRDQDIPLWFDCTGSGPEASILGNTLERGFGHTPYGDHFYHSCGMEIVLGDGRVLRTGYGHYQEAKATHVFKWGIGPYLDGLFTQSSLGIVTGLGIWLMPKPDCFNMFFLSMPDDGDLPRMVDALRPLKLRGQVKSLVHIGNDLRIISSFQRYPWEESHGKTPLPEMLRKGLRAKGGFGAWNISGAIYGTKAEVRVARREIRKALRHLGRVRFVGPASLSLAQTVLGFLKSRGWAKPIQAKLGILIKVGGLLQGQPTDAFLYGTLWRIKGRTEPDSMDPLDNNAGLMWVSPIMPMTGEAAQDLVQQVSPIFLEYGFEPLITVSLITERAMVAVCTIAYDRDSPEETDRARQCYAELFQKIMRAGYAPYRASIASMAHLAEGSDVFWDVVHELKQVLDPGRIIARGRYDPHEARRPDKAETGG
- a CDS encoding TIGR03013 family XrtA/PEP-CTERM system glycosyltransferase; this encodes MNKFQLTLIAGDLALAFLALYAAFALRFGPALESGAQHQPEQVLAFALVMLFSSFFVEMYNRLDLALRTLIMRSIMGLALSFFLLSALYYTLPSIMYGRGVVFLAMAVFGTLQVLWHVLLRRVDVFPGIAKRVLIVGTGPLALQMGTLVDARSQQYVLSGYYNLECEPVDVPRQEIVPNGHGLFEAVKQHRAQKVVVSLSQRRGVFPLQEMLSCKISGVEVVDAPTFYEQATGKLLLENITPSWFIFSSGFRINDLIRFAKRMVDVTTAGLGLLLVSPFLPIVALLIKLDSPGPVFFRQTRVGQGDKEFTLIKFRSMRQDAENITGAVWAEKDDPRITRLGRFLRKSRIDEIPQLFNVLQGDMSLVGPRPERPEFVAKLKELIPYYSERHYVKPGVTGWAQVCYPYGASVEDAVEKLRYDLYYVKNLSILLDIRIMLRTIGVILFREGSR
- a CDS encoding acyltransferase, with product MLLNTDRQSLVWKLMGYVYVTHLWPLINANLVPVNLRGPAFSLLGAKIGKSVMVGGKILDPSLVEIGDYSMLGEDCLLTSHAVEGDRVDLGMIVVGRNVTVGVKAVVLPDVHIGDNAIVAAGAVVKKGSRIGAGEIWGGVPARRIGEVGRGEGVRERGRDEEM